One part of the Paraburkholderia flagellata genome encodes these proteins:
- a CDS encoding HlyC/CorC family transporter, producing MDHLPLWAQICAVFVLLICSSFFSISETAMMALNRHRLKYLANHGTLGAKTTQKLLARTDLLLSVILIGNNLFNTIIPVLTTSIALHTFGRNNLVLSIATGIVAFLIIVFAEITPKIVGATFPEKIALPASLLIAPLMRVTKPLIWFVNMFANTILRILHINTHKAHDQRLSTEELRTIVLESGSFMPTKHRSILLNLFDLENITVDDVMIPRRRIEALDYDAPLEEILHQLETCYHNKLIVYQGDIDRVLGVLHVRKTLAALHNQEFERETLRELLTEPYFVPTGTPGFQQLQYFQESRHRIALVVNEYGEMEGLVTPEDIIEELIGEFTTSMPRSGTGRGGWNEEGECIVPGSMPLRELNRWLHIKLPTDGPKTLNGLILEVLEEIPEGDVCLQIGDVKLEVLRSDDQAVRTVKLFKPGAKPRQGTLQKAKKLLPGR from the coding sequence GTGGACCACCTTCCCTTATGGGCGCAGATTTGCGCCGTCTTCGTCCTGCTCATCTGCTCCAGCTTTTTCTCCATCTCCGAAACGGCGATGATGGCGCTCAATCGCCATCGGCTCAAATACCTCGCCAATCACGGCACGCTCGGCGCGAAGACCACCCAGAAGCTGCTCGCGCGCACCGACCTGCTGCTTTCGGTGATCCTGATCGGCAACAACCTCTTCAACACCATCATCCCGGTCCTCACGACCTCGATCGCGCTCCATACCTTCGGCCGCAATAATCTCGTGCTCTCGATCGCAACGGGCATCGTTGCGTTTCTCATCATCGTGTTCGCGGAAATCACGCCGAAGATTGTGGGCGCAACTTTCCCGGAAAAGATCGCGCTGCCGGCGAGCCTCCTGATCGCGCCGCTCATGCGTGTGACGAAGCCACTCATCTGGTTCGTCAACATGTTCGCGAACACGATCTTGCGCATACTGCACATCAATACGCACAAGGCGCATGACCAGCGGCTCTCCACCGAGGAGTTGCGCACCATCGTGCTCGAGTCGGGCAGCTTCATGCCGACCAAGCACCGCAGCATCTTGCTGAACCTGTTCGATCTGGAGAACATCACCGTCGACGACGTGATGATTCCCCGCCGGCGCATCGAGGCGCTCGACTACGACGCCCCGCTCGAAGAAATCCTGCATCAGCTCGAGACCTGCTATCACAACAAGCTGATCGTCTATCAAGGCGACATCGACCGCGTACTCGGCGTGCTGCATGTGCGCAAGACGCTGGCCGCGCTGCACAACCAGGAATTCGAGCGCGAGACGTTGCGCGAACTGCTCACCGAGCCGTATTTCGTGCCCACCGGCACGCCCGGGTTCCAGCAACTTCAGTACTTCCAGGAAAGCCGCCATCGCATCGCGCTCGTCGTGAACGAGTACGGCGAGATGGAAGGGCTCGTCACGCCCGAAGACATCATCGAGGAGCTGATCGGCGAATTCACCACGTCGATGCCGCGCAGCGGCACCGGACGTGGCGGCTGGAACGAAGAAGGCGAATGCATCGTGCCGGGCAGCATGCCTTTGCGCGAACTCAATCGCTGGCTTCATATCAAGCTGCCCACGGACGGTCCCAAGACGCTCAACGGCCTGATCCTCGAGGTGCTCGAAGAGATTCCCGAGGGCGACGTGTGCCTGCAGATCGGCGACGTGAAGCTCGAAGTGTTGCGCAGCGATGACCAGGCCGTACGCACGGTCAAGCTCTTCAAGCCGGGCGCCAAGCCGCGCCAGGGCACGCTGCAAAAGGCGAAGAAGCTGCTTCCGGGACGTTAG
- a CDS encoding GspE/PulE family protein — protein MGGGSTARTPAPVSAPQLDDAPAVRLLSDTLREAARRNASDLHIEPMEHGWRVRLRIDGVLHEMSRPPAHLRDAFVTRIKVLARMDIAERRIPQDGRLRLAASATSQAADDYRVNSLPTLHGEKLVLRRLEALPADLSLAELGLDEAQQRTVADAISAPHGLVLVTGPTGSGKTLSLYCFLQRLNGTARNLCSVEDPAEIQLAGINQVNVREKAGLTFAVALRALLRQDPDIIMIGEIRDEETASVAVKAAQTGHLVLSTVHTNDASAACARLVDIGVEPYNLAGSLRLVTAQRLVRRLCPQCRVRGEASHAVLVAAGLNTHDSDATQPYVARGCEACHGIGYRGRVGIHEVLPISEAIRDLIVAGRGAHEIAREARRSGVATLREAALAHVRDGTTSLAEALAATEAP, from the coding sequence ATGGGCGGTGGGTCGACGGCACGCACACCTGCGCCTGTTTCTGCACCGCAGCTCGACGACGCCCCGGCCGTTCGACTGCTCTCGGACACGCTGCGCGAAGCCGCCCGGCGCAACGCCTCGGATCTGCACATCGAGCCAATGGAGCACGGCTGGCGCGTGCGTCTGCGCATCGACGGCGTGCTGCATGAAATGTCGAGGCCGCCCGCGCATCTGCGCGATGCGTTCGTCACACGTATCAAGGTGCTCGCACGCATGGACATCGCCGAGCGGCGCATTCCGCAGGACGGCAGACTGCGGCTCGCAGCCTCCGCGACGTCGCAAGCCGCCGATGACTATCGCGTGAATTCGCTGCCCACGCTTCACGGCGAAAAGCTCGTGTTGCGCAGGCTCGAAGCGCTTCCCGCTGATCTCTCTCTTGCCGAACTCGGGCTCGACGAAGCTCAACAGCGCACGGTTGCCGATGCGATCAGCGCGCCGCATGGTCTCGTCCTCGTCACGGGCCCCACCGGCAGCGGCAAGACGCTCTCGCTCTACTGTTTCTTGCAGAGGCTCAACGGCACGGCGCGCAATCTCTGCTCGGTGGAAGACCCCGCCGAAATCCAGCTCGCCGGCATCAACCAGGTCAACGTGCGCGAGAAGGCCGGGCTCACTTTTGCGGTGGCACTGCGTGCACTGCTGCGCCAGGACCCGGACATCATCATGATCGGCGAAATTCGCGATGAAGAAACCGCCAGCGTCGCCGTGAAGGCCGCGCAGACCGGCCATCTCGTGCTCTCGACCGTGCACACGAACGACGCGAGTGCGGCCTGCGCACGGCTCGTCGACATCGGTGTCGAGCCGTACAACCTCGCAGGCTCGCTGCGGCTCGTCACGGCGCAACGTCTCGTGCGGCGGCTGTGTCCGCAATGCCGAGTGCGCGGCGAAGCTTCGCACGCGGTGCTTGTCGCGGCGGGACTGAACACGCACGACAGTGACGCCACGCAGCCTTATGTTGCGCGCGGCTGCGAAGCTTGCCACGGCATTGGCTATCGCGGTCGCGTGGGCATTCACGAAGTCTTGCCGATATCAGAGGCCATACGCGATCTCATCGTCGCGGGGCGCGGCGCACACGAAATCGCTCGCGAAGCACGCAGAAGCGGTGTAGCGACCTTGCGCGAGGCGGCGCTCGCACACGTGCGCGACGGCACCACGAGCCTTGCCGAAGCGCTCGCCGCAACGGAAGCGCCATGA
- a CDS encoding type II secretion system F family protein has translation MSAAGNTRAHRGPSEWRFTWRGLDASGAAKRGTVTALDANAVRVALRRERITVLAIERKSSAGAPKASHADVTRFTRQLASLLRAGLPLAGALDLLALSPGPHGMPRIAAALARDIAGGLRFADSLAQHPARFNALYCQLVAVGEASGALAAVLARLADDRERAAAQRSKVRAALTYPVAVLLLAFVITAALLVWVVPTFKQIFDGFGAALPAPTQFVLMLSAGAARWSVPAAATAATGALALQAGLRRSEATRIAFGRTMLKLPLCGALLTTLCAARWSRALGTLLAAGTPLADAFDSLAHASGNAFFDRASAGISERLRHGERLAAAMRAAGCFPADVVQPVAVAEESGALDAMLLDVASLADRQVDEKIALVSSLCEPLVIVVLGALVGGLVVAMYLPIIQLGNVV, from the coding sequence ATGAGCGCCGCGGGCAACACGCGCGCCCATCGCGGCCCATCTGAGTGGCGATTCACGTGGCGCGGTCTCGATGCATCGGGCGCGGCGAAGCGCGGCACGGTGACCGCGCTCGACGCCAACGCTGTGCGCGTCGCGCTCAGGCGCGAGCGCATCACCGTGCTCGCCATCGAGCGCAAGTCGAGCGCAGGCGCGCCCAAGGCAAGCCACGCGGACGTCACGCGCTTTACGCGCCAGCTCGCGAGCCTCTTGCGCGCCGGCCTGCCGCTTGCGGGTGCACTCGACCTGCTCGCGCTCTCGCCGGGGCCGCACGGCATGCCGCGCATTGCCGCTGCGCTCGCGCGCGACATCGCCGGCGGCCTGCGCTTTGCCGACTCGCTCGCTCAGCATCCGGCGCGCTTCAACGCGCTCTATTGCCAGCTCGTTGCCGTTGGTGAAGCCTCGGGTGCGCTCGCAGCCGTGCTCGCCCGCCTCGCCGACGACCGCGAGCGCGCCGCCGCGCAGCGCTCCAAAGTGCGCGCCGCGCTCACCTACCCCGTCGCGGTGCTGCTGCTCGCATTCGTCATTACCGCGGCGTTGCTGGTCTGGGTCGTGCCCACGTTCAAGCAGATCTTCGACGGCTTCGGCGCCGCGCTGCCCGCGCCCACGCAGTTCGTGCTGATGCTCTCGGCGGGCGCCGCACGTTGGAGCGTGCCGGCCGCTGCCACTGCTGCGACCGGTGCGCTCGCCCTGCAAGCGGGCTTACGCCGTTCGGAAGCCACGCGCATCGCGTTCGGACGCACGATGCTGAAGCTCCCGCTTTGCGGCGCGCTGCTCACCACGCTGTGCGCCGCGCGCTGGAGCCGTGCGCTCGGCACGCTCCTCGCCGCCGGCACACCGCTCGCCGACGCCTTCGATTCGCTCGCACACGCGAGCGGCAACGCGTTCTTCGATCGCGCGAGCGCGGGCATCAGCGAGCGCCTGCGGCACGGCGAGCGGCTCGCTGCCGCGATGCGCGCGGCAGGATGCTTTCCGGCCGACGTGGTTCAGCCCGTTGCGGTCGCGGAAGAGTCGGGCGCGCTCGACGCCATGCTGCTCGATGTGGCCTCGCTCGCCGACCGTCAGGTCGACGAAAAGATCGCGCTCGTGTCGAGCCTGTGCGAGCCGCTCGTGATTGTCGTGCTGGGTGCGCTGGTCGGCGGCCTCGTCGTGGCGATGTATCTTCCCATCATTCAACTGGGCAACGTGGTGTAG
- a CDS encoding prepilin peptidase, whose product MPVQLLSAPDSATPLAAALASLPFGVLVGFTIAFGLVIGSFLNVVVHRLPIMLERAWRADVAETTGTPGPLFEEDGLPARYNLWLPRSACPHCGHVLRAWENIPVISWVALRGCCSHCHARVSVRYPLIEIASAACAAGALLAFGPTGKALAAFALCATLIAASAIDLEHQMLHDEITQPLLWAGLLVNFAGTFVTLREAVIGAVAGYLALWCVYWVFKLLRGVEGMGHGDFKLLAALGAWLGWSALPQIVVIAAVAGALVGIIATLTGRMRFEEPLPFGPYLAAGALVTLFAGTPLYGVFAWGS is encoded by the coding sequence ATGCCCGTCCAACTACTTTCCGCGCCCGACTCCGCAACGCCGCTCGCCGCCGCTCTCGCCAGCCTGCCCTTCGGCGTGCTCGTGGGCTTCACCATTGCGTTCGGGCTCGTCATCGGCAGCTTTCTCAACGTGGTCGTGCACCGGCTGCCGATCATGCTGGAGCGCGCGTGGCGCGCCGATGTGGCCGAAACAACCGGCACACCCGGCCCGCTCTTCGAAGAAGACGGGCTGCCCGCACGCTACAACCTCTGGCTCCCGCGCAGCGCGTGCCCGCACTGCGGCCACGTCTTGCGTGCCTGGGAAAACATTCCAGTGATCAGCTGGGTCGCGCTGCGCGGGTGCTGCTCGCACTGTCATGCACGCGTGAGCGTGCGCTACCCGCTCATCGAAATCGCAAGCGCGGCTTGCGCGGCCGGCGCATTGCTCGCCTTCGGGCCCACGGGCAAGGCGCTCGCCGCCTTTGCGCTGTGCGCCACGCTCATCGCCGCGAGCGCCATCGACCTCGAACACCAGATGCTGCACGACGAAATCACGCAGCCGCTGCTGTGGGCCGGGCTGCTGGTCAACTTTGCGGGCACCTTTGTCACGCTGCGCGAAGCCGTAATTGGCGCGGTCGCGGGTTATCTCGCGCTCTGGTGCGTCTATTGGGTCTTCAAGCTGTTGCGTGGCGTAGAAGGCATGGGCCATGGCGACTTCAAACTGCTCGCCGCACTCGGCGCATGGCTCGGCTGGAGTGCGCTGCCGCAGATCGTCGTGATCGCAGCCGTGGCCGGTGCGCTCGTCGGCATCATCGCTACGTTGACGGGACGCATGCGCTTCGAGGAGCCGCTGCCGTTCGGCCCGTATCTGGCCGCTGGCGCGCTCGTCACATTGTTTGCGGGCACACCGCTGTACGGTGTATTTGCGTGGGGGAGCTGA
- the coaE gene encoding dephospho-CoA kinase (Dephospho-CoA kinase (CoaE) performs the final step in coenzyme A biosynthesis.) — translation MFAVGLTGGIGSGKSTVADCFAARGVTIVDTDLIAHRITAPHGVAMAPIAAEFGPEFVAPDGSMDRARMRTLVFGDEAARKRLEAITHPLIRSETERETREANGPYVIVVVPLLVESGTWKTRVDRVLTVDCSVETQIARVMRRNGFTREQVLAIIARQATREARVAAADNVVVNDNGATLETLALDVDALHQTYLKLAAAKASSA, via the coding sequence ATGTTCGCGGTCGGATTGACGGGTGGCATCGGCAGCGGCAAGTCCACCGTTGCGGATTGCTTTGCAGCGCGCGGCGTGACGATCGTCGACACCGATCTCATCGCGCATCGAATTACCGCGCCGCATGGCGTCGCGATGGCGCCGATCGCCGCGGAATTCGGCCCTGAATTCGTCGCGCCGGACGGCTCGATGGACCGCGCGCGCATGCGTACGCTCGTGTTCGGCGACGAAGCCGCGCGCAAGCGACTCGAGGCGATCACGCACCCGCTTATCCGCTCGGAGACCGAACGGGAAACACGAGAGGCCAACGGGCCTTACGTGATCGTGGTCGTGCCCTTGCTCGTGGAGTCGGGTACCTGGAAAACACGTGTCGATCGCGTGCTCACCGTCGATTGCAGCGTGGAAACCCAGATCGCCCGAGTCATGCGCCGCAATGGCTTCACACGTGAGCAGGTGCTCGCGATCATCGCGCGGCAGGCCACGCGCGAGGCGCGCGTCGCGGCCGCCGACAACGTGGTGGTGAACGACAATGGGGCGACGCTCGAAACGCTCGCCCTGGACGTCGACGCATTGCACCAGACGTATCTCAAGCTCGCTGCCGCGAAAGCAAGTAGCGCTTAA
- the zapD gene encoding cell division protein ZapD has product MILYEYPFNERIRTLLRLEDLFERFTFFLTQEDPREHHVALTTLFEIAEVAGRADLKSDLMKELERQRQTLAPFRGNPGIEQNALETVLGEIEQTLAGLTQMQGKTGQHLMDNEWLTSIRSRAIIPGGTCKFDLPSYYAWQQLHPDQRRQDIAKWVTPLLPLRDAAAIVLRLARESGQASKVMAMQGSYQQMLSGRAYQLMQVRVAPELRVIPEASANKYMLWVRFTVQDGDLRPRAVDQDVPFQLTLCSL; this is encoded by the coding sequence TTGATTCTTTACGAGTATCCCTTCAACGAGCGAATCCGAACGCTGCTGCGCCTCGAGGACCTGTTCGAGCGCTTCACCTTCTTCCTGACCCAGGAGGATCCGAGGGAACATCACGTCGCGCTCACGACGCTCTTCGAAATCGCCGAAGTCGCAGGCCGCGCCGATCTGAAGTCGGACCTCATGAAGGAACTCGAACGGCAGCGCCAAACGCTCGCGCCGTTCCGTGGCAATCCCGGCATCGAGCAGAATGCACTCGAAACCGTGCTGGGCGAAATCGAGCAAACGCTGGCCGGCCTCACGCAGATGCAAGGCAAGACGGGCCAGCATCTGATGGATAACGAGTGGCTCACGAGCATCCGCAGCCGCGCGATCATTCCCGGCGGCACCTGCAAGTTCGATCTGCCATCGTATTACGCGTGGCAGCAGCTGCATCCCGATCAACGCCGTCAGGACATCGCGAAGTGGGTCACGCCGCTGCTGCCGCTGCGCGACGCCGCCGCCATCGTGCTGCGCCTCGCGCGCGAGTCGGGCCAGGCGTCGAAGGTGATGGCCATGCAGGGCAGCTATCAGCAAATGCTGTCGGGCCGTGCGTATCAGCTCATGCAAGTACGCGTGGCACCGGAATTGCGCGTGATTCCGGAAGCGAGCGCCAACAAGTACATGCTGTGGGTGCGCTTCACCGTGCAGGATGGCGATCTGCGTCCGCGAGCCGTCGATCAGGACGTGCCGTTCCAGCTCACGCTCTGCAGCCTGTGA
- a CDS encoding DNA gyrase inhibitor YacG encodes MTTVVKCPNCGKEVRWVPENRFRPFCSERCKQMDLGAWAAEKYRLGGADDETPPEDAPPTDTRQ; translated from the coding sequence ATGACCACTGTTGTCAAATGTCCGAACTGCGGCAAGGAAGTCCGCTGGGTGCCGGAAAACCGCTTCCGGCCTTTCTGCTCCGAGCGCTGCAAGCAAATGGATCTCGGCGCATGGGCGGCCGAAAAGTACCGCCTTGGCGGTGCCGACGACGAAACGCCGCCCGAAGACGCGCCGCCCACGGATACGCGCCAATAA
- the mutT gene encoding 8-oxo-dGTP diphosphatase MutT, translated as MSAEGNAAKDASANARPVTEVAVGVLVQPDGRYLLAQRPEGKPYAGYWEFPGGKLEAGETVEAALARELHEELGIDVKACHLWHTLEHDYPHAYVRLYFCKVTAWTGEPHGREGQAFVWQSLPASVEPLLPATIPVLEWLAAE; from the coding sequence ATGAGCGCCGAAGGCAACGCCGCAAAGGACGCATCCGCAAACGCCCGCCCCGTGACGGAAGTCGCGGTGGGCGTCCTGGTGCAGCCCGATGGCCGCTATCTCCTCGCGCAGCGCCCCGAAGGCAAACCGTATGCAGGCTACTGGGAGTTTCCGGGCGGCAAGCTGGAAGCGGGCGAGACGGTCGAAGCCGCGCTTGCGCGCGAACTGCACGAGGAACTGGGCATCGACGTGAAGGCGTGCCACCTGTGGCATACGCTAGAGCACGATTACCCGCACGCCTATGTGCGGCTCTATTTCTGCAAGGTGACTGCGTGGACGGGTGAGCCGCATGGCCGTGAAGGCCAGGCGTTTGTCTGGCAGTCGTTGCCGGCGAGCGTCGAACCGCTCTTGCCCGCGACGATTCCCGTGCTGGAGTGGCTGGCTGCGGAGTAA
- a CDS encoding ATP-binding protein — MDKLEQFLTRAEALLGRLEAVLPPSAPDVDWNTAVAFRWRKRQGRGFLQPVPAISLISLDDLQNIDRQKDLIDRNTRQFVQKKPANNVLLTGARGTGKSSLIKACLNAYAQDGLRLIEVDKDDLHDLGDIVDLISTRPERFIVFCDDLSFEEGESGYKALKVALDGSVAAQSDNVLIYATSNRRHLLPEYMSDNETYKHMPDGEIHPGEVVEEKISLSERFGLWVSFYPFKQDDYLTIVGHWLRHFGCDDAEVESARGDALVWALERGSRSGRVAWQFARDWSGKKAQEA, encoded by the coding sequence ATGGACAAGCTCGAACAGTTTCTGACCCGCGCCGAAGCGCTGCTCGGCCGCCTCGAAGCCGTGCTGCCGCCGTCGGCGCCCGATGTCGACTGGAACACGGCCGTCGCGTTTCGCTGGCGTAAGCGCCAGGGGCGCGGCTTCCTGCAGCCGGTGCCCGCGATCTCGTTGATCTCGCTGGACGACCTGCAGAACATCGACCGACAGAAAGATCTCATCGACCGCAACACGCGCCAGTTCGTGCAGAAGAAGCCTGCGAACAACGTGCTGCTCACCGGCGCGCGCGGCACCGGCAAGTCGTCGCTGATCAAGGCCTGCCTGAACGCGTACGCGCAGGACGGCCTGCGCCTGATCGAAGTCGACAAGGACGATCTCCATGACCTCGGCGATATCGTCGATCTGATCTCGACGCGCCCCGAGCGCTTCATCGTGTTCTGTGACGACCTCTCGTTCGAGGAAGGCGAATCGGGTTACAAGGCGCTGAAGGTGGCGCTGGACGGCTCGGTGGCCGCGCAGTCGGACAACGTGCTCATTTACGCGACCTCGAATCGCCGCCATCTGCTGCCCGAGTACATGAGCGACAACGAGACGTACAAGCACATGCCCGACGGCGAGATTCATCCGGGCGAAGTGGTGGAAGAGAAGATTTCGCTCTCCGAGCGCTTTGGCCTTTGGGTGAGCTTCTATCCGTTCAAGCAGGACGACTATCTGACGATCGTCGGCCACTGGCTGCGCCATTTCGGCTGCGACGACGCCGAAGTCGAATCGGCGCGCGGCGACGCACTCGTCTGGGCGCTGGAGCGCGGCTCGCGTTCGGGCCGCGTGGCATGGCAGTTCGCACGCGACTGGTCGGGCAAGAAGGCGCAAGAGGCATGA
- the argJ gene encoding bifunctional glutamate N-acetyltransferase/amino-acid acetyltransferase ArgJ, with protein sequence MAVNFPSIDPAQLHPVAGVTLGWAEANIRKPNRKDVLVISVDEGASVAGVFTLNRFCAAPVTVCREHLAKVRAGGKGIRALVVNTGNANAGTGEPGMKHARETCDELARLAGLESSQVLPFSTGVILEPLPIDRLKAGLPAALENREAANWYDAAQAIMTTDTLPKAVSRQVTVDGHTITFTGISKGAGMIKPNMATMLGFLAFDANVAQPVLDELVKYVADRSFNCVTIDGDTSTNDSFIMIASGKSSLPAITSTDTPAYAALRDAVTAVAQELSQLIVRDGEGATKFMTVQVEGGKDVAECRQIAYAIGHSPLVKTAFYASDPNLGRILAAIGYAGVTDLDVDKIDLYLDDVLVAKAGGRNPAYLEEDGQRVMKKSEILIRVLLGRGDAQATIWTCDLSHDYVSINADYRS encoded by the coding sequence ATGGCTGTCAATTTCCCCTCGATTGATCCCGCTCAACTTCATCCGGTCGCCGGCGTGACGCTCGGCTGGGCGGAAGCCAACATCCGCAAGCCCAATCGCAAGGACGTCCTGGTGATTTCCGTCGACGAAGGCGCGAGCGTGGCCGGCGTATTCACGCTGAACCGCTTCTGCGCCGCACCGGTGACGGTGTGCCGCGAGCATCTCGCGAAGGTGCGCGCAGGCGGCAAGGGCATTCGCGCGCTGGTGGTGAACACCGGCAATGCGAACGCGGGCACCGGCGAACCGGGCATGAAGCACGCGCGTGAGACCTGCGATGAACTCGCGCGCCTCGCCGGCCTCGAGTCGTCGCAGGTGCTGCCGTTCTCGACGGGCGTGATTCTCGAGCCGCTGCCCATCGACCGTCTGAAGGCAGGCCTTCCCGCCGCGCTGGAGAACCGCGAGGCCGCAAACTGGTACGACGCCGCGCAGGCCATCATGACGACCGACACGCTGCCGAAGGCCGTGTCGCGTCAGGTCACGGTCGACGGCCACACGATCACGTTCACGGGCATCAGCAAGGGCGCGGGCATGATCAAGCCGAACATGGCGACCATGCTCGGCTTCCTCGCCTTCGATGCGAACGTCGCGCAGCCCGTGCTCGACGAACTCGTGAAGTACGTGGCCGACCGCTCGTTCAACTGCGTCACCATCGACGGCGATACCTCGACCAACGACTCGTTCATCATGATCGCCTCGGGCAAGTCGAGCCTGCCCGCGATCACGTCGACGGATACGCCTGCTTACGCCGCGCTGCGCGACGCCGTGACGGCCGTCGCCCAGGAACTCTCGCAACTGATCGTGCGTGACGGCGAAGGCGCGACCAAGTTCATGACCGTGCAGGTGGAAGGCGGCAAGGACGTGGCCGAGTGCCGTCAGATTGCGTATGCAATTGGCCACTCGCCGCTCGTGAAGACAGCGTTCTACGCCTCGGACCCCAACCTCGGCCGTATCCTCGCCGCGATCGGTTACGCGGGCGTGACGGACCTCGACGTCGACAAGATCGACCTCTATCTCGACGACGTGCTCGTCGCCAAGGCGGGCGGCCGCAACCCGGCGTACCTCGAAGAGGACGGCCAGCGCGTCATGAAGAAAAGCGAGATCCTGATCCGCGTGCTCCTCGGCCGCGGCGACGCGCAGGCCACGATCTGGACCTGCGACCTCTCGCACGACTACGTGAGCATCAACGCCGATTACCGCTCCTGA